A region of Flavobacterium indicum GPTSA100-9 = DSM 17447 DNA encodes the following proteins:
- a CDS encoding DUF1294 domain-containing protein, which produces MKNLLYLFIILNFITTLVFGIDKWLAMYNKQRISEKHLLLFTFFGGSFGALLAMILFKHKTAKPSFLWKLTAIILLQMGGLFLILKFLVKTTA; this is translated from the coding sequence ATGAAAAATTTACTCTACCTATTTATAATTTTAAATTTCATTACGACTTTAGTTTTTGGAATAGACAAATGGCTTGCTATGTATAATAAGCAACGTATTTCTGAAAAACATTTGTTATTATTTACTTTTTTTGGTGGAAGTTTCGGAGCGCTTTTAGCGATGATTTTGTTCAAACATAAAACGGCAAAACCAAGTTTTCTTTGGAAATTGACAGCTATTATTCTGCTACAAATGGGAGGTCTTTTTTTGATTTTAAAATTTTTAGTTAAGACAACTGCTTAA